Proteins encoded in a region of the Pelmatolapia mariae isolate MD_Pm_ZW linkage group LG6, Pm_UMD_F_2, whole genome shotgun sequence genome:
- the LOC134628886 gene encoding E3 ubiquitin-protein ligase pellino homolog 1-like, whose amino-acid sequence MFSLGQENISTHLMSTKGPVKYGELIVLGCNGSLPCGDKGRRKSRFALCRKNKANGVKPSTVHMSCTPQAAKAVSNKEQHSISYTLSRAQTVVVEYTHDSNTDMFQIGRSTESPIDFVVTDTVPGGQNQADSQTLQSTISRFACRIICQRNPPYSARIYAAGFDTSKNIFLGEKAAKWRMQDGQMDALTTNGVLVMHPRHGFCQDSKPGQWREISVCGNVFTLRETRSAQQRGNMVESESNELVDGSLIDLCGATLLWRTAEGLSLTPTVKHLEALRQELNAGRPQCPVGFNTLAFPSLRRKDVLDEKQPWAYLRCGHVHGYHGWGGRCDPEVEAECQERECPMCRARGPYVPLWLGCEPGFYVDAESPTHAFVPCGHVCSDKTTVYWSQIPLPHGTHAFHAACPFCIQPLSGETGCVKLIFQSPLD is encoded by the exons ATGTTTTCGCTGGGTCAGGAAAACATCTCCACCCACCTTATGTCTACCAAAGGACCTGTCAAATATGGGGAGCTCATCGTTCTGGG GTGTAATGGGTCTCTACCCTGTGGAGACAAGGGGAGGCGGAAAAGCCGCTTCGCTTTGTGTCGCAAAAATAAGGCCAACGGTGTGAAACCGAGCACTGTCCACATGTCATGCACACCTCAAGCTGCCAAG gcCGTCAGCAACAAGGAGCAGCACAGTATTTCATACACACTGTCTCGCGCACAGACAGTGGTGGTGGAGTACACTCATGACAGCAACACAGACATGTTCCAG ATTGGCCGTTCTACAGAGAGTCCCATTGACTTTGTGGTTACGGATACTGTGCCTGGAGGTCAGAACCAAGCTGACAGTCAGACACTTCAGAGCACCATCTCCCGCTTTGCCTGCCGCATCATCTGCCAAAGAAACCCACCTTACTCTGCACGGATTTACGCCGCAGGCTTTGACACGTCTAAAAACATCTTCCTTGGG GAGAAGGCAGCCAAGTGGAGAATGCAGGATGGGCAGATGGATGCACTGACGACAAATGGAGTTCTCGTGATGCATCCTCGCCACGGCTTCTGCCAGGACTCCAAACCTGGTCAATGGAGGGAAATCTCAGTTTGTGGGAATGTTTTTACACTGCGGGAGACCAGATCAGCTCAGCAGAGGGGGAATATG gtGGAATCTGAGTCCAACGAGCTGGTGGATGGGTCTCTTATCGACCTGTGTGGTGCCACCCTGCTGTGGCGCACGGCCGAAGGACTTTCCCTCACTCCCACAGTCAAACACCTGGAGGCCCTGCGGCAGGAGCTGAATGCTGGGCGGCCACAGTGTCCTGTGGGCTTCAACACACTGGCCTTCCCCAGCCTGCGTCGCAAGGACGTCCTGGATGAGAAGCAGCCATGGGCATACCTGCGCTGCGGCCATGTGCATGGCTACCATGGCTGGGGAGGGCGCTGTGATCCCGAGGTCGAAGCAGAGTGTCAGGAGCGGGAGTGCCCCATGTGCCGTGCGAGGGGCCCTTATGTGCCACTGTGGCTTGGCTGCGAGCCGGGGTTCTACGTAGATGCGGAGTCCCCTACCCATGCCTTTGTCCCCTGTGGCCATGTTTGTTCAGACAAAACAACTGTGTACTGGAGCCAGATCCCGCTGCCACATGGCACACATGCCTTCCATGCCGCCTGCCCATTCTGCATCCAGCCGCTGAGCGGGGAGACCGGCTGTGTCAAACTGATCTTCCAAAGCCCGCTGGATTAG